One Microbacter margulisiae genomic window carries:
- a CDS encoding alpha/beta hydrolase family protein gives MGKYTNHFIGFSATKAWQIRFQSVIIFGLLLLMMPGSMLAVTGKWYSKVTGKNIDYTSSEADKPHKDFAGGYATIVYLENLSFHKIGRNSNAKDVAWLRSHGYRVIELNYSHNRNAVTPKINKDIIAINDSIGRGSFCGYHNCSHFESYILFEGYRIARNVPYFIDNPKVYNTPEQYTQGDTLHMDVIYPANTSVKVPIVLSFSYSNSYATYDSNKKMLINTNREQRMNLAYTFAGFNDSFLEGAPANGIAWAIADHPKYCPWGKGKPLNGRNDTYKSYEVNPDVAQKVKSAIRTLRGLGSRFNLSGKIGIYGFSRGSSAGSMAIGDRYVPTFEKAGFHIGISDRVQAAALGPGVFDYSLIYDPKEDDASGLRLRCPWAWGPMTDNYKLWQSMGAAYLVKSSATSPVLFFYNTNDEHYYQDQIAHLKAKLDSLKVPTETLVNYGTGHAVPQTQASLIKLYRFFRRYLQPPTVAEK, from the coding sequence ATGGGAAAATACACAAACCACTTCATTGGCTTTTCGGCTACAAAAGCATGGCAGATACGATTTCAATCCGTTATCATTTTTGGATTGCTGTTGCTAATGATGCCCGGGAGCATGCTCGCAGTAACAGGTAAATGGTACAGCAAAGTTACGGGGAAAAACATTGATTACACCTCATCCGAAGCTGATAAGCCCCATAAAGACTTTGCGGGAGGTTATGCCACCATTGTTTATCTCGAAAACCTGAGCTTTCATAAAATCGGAAGAAACAGTAATGCCAAAGACGTAGCATGGTTACGTTCACATGGTTATCGGGTGATCGAACTGAATTATTCACACAACAGGAACGCCGTCACACCGAAGATCAACAAAGATATTATTGCAATCAACGATTCCATAGGAAGAGGTTCGTTTTGCGGATACCACAACTGTTCCCATTTCGAATCTTATATTTTATTCGAAGGGTACCGGATTGCACGCAATGTCCCCTACTTCATCGATAATCCGAAAGTGTACAATACCCCTGAACAGTACACCCAAGGCGACACGTTACACATGGATGTCATCTATCCCGCAAATACTTCAGTCAAGGTACCTATTGTTTTGTCCTTTTCCTATAGTAACAGCTACGCCACCTACGATTCGAACAAAAAGATGCTGATCAATACCAACAGGGAGCAACGGATGAATCTTGCCTATACATTTGCCGGATTCAATGACTCATTTCTGGAAGGAGCGCCGGCAAATGGCATCGCTTGGGCAATCGCCGACCATCCTAAATACTGTCCCTGGGGAAAAGGGAAACCTTTGAACGGACGTAACGATACATATAAATCATATGAAGTCAACCCCGACGTAGCCCAAAAGGTAAAATCAGCTATTCGTACATTACGGGGGTTGGGATCCCGGTTTAATTTGTCAGGCAAGATCGGCATCTATGGCTTCTCCCGTGGATCGTCCGCAGGATCCATGGCTATCGGCGATCGTTATGTTCCAACATTTGAAAAAGCAGGATTTCATATCGGAATTTCCGACAGAGTGCAGGCAGCAGCATTAGGACCAGGTGTTTTTGACTACTCCCTTATCTACGATCCGAAAGAAGATGACGCTTCGGGTTTAAGGCTCCGGTGTCCCTGGGCATGGGGCCCTATGACGGATAATTACAAACTCTGGCAATCTATGGGGGCAGCCTATTTGGTGAAATCTTCGGCTACATCTCCGGTACTGTTTTTTTACAACACAAACGATGAACATTATTATCAGGATCAGATAGCCCACCTGAAAGCAAAACTGGATTCATTGAAGGTTCCAACAGAGACATTAGTTAATTATGGCACCGGTCATGCAGTTCCTCAAACACAAGCTTCGTTAATTAAGCTTTACCGTTTCTTCAGACGCTATTTGCAACCACCGACTGTAGCGGAAAAATAA
- a CDS encoding GNAT family N-acetyltransferase, which translates to MHEVIIEKMTEKSWKEVAKIYQAGIATKNATFETEVPDWETWDKSHRKDCRLVALMNHQIVGWVALSSVSSRCIYAGVAEVSIYVNPDFQRKGIGDKLMEAVITESEAKGIWTLQAGIFPENKGSLALHYKHGFRTVGIKKRIGKMDNIWRDVTFLERRSKVAGIN; encoded by the coding sequence ATGCATGAAGTCATTATTGAGAAAATGACAGAGAAATCATGGAAGGAAGTTGCAAAAATTTACCAAGCCGGTATTGCAACCAAAAATGCTACGTTTGAGACAGAAGTGCCAGACTGGGAAACGTGGGATAAGTCCCACAGAAAAGATTGCAGACTGGTTGCTTTGATGAATCATCAAATCGTAGGATGGGTTGCGTTATCATCTGTTTCAAGTCGGTGCATCTATGCAGGAGTGGCCGAAGTCAGCATCTATGTTAATCCTGATTTTCAACGCAAAGGTATCGGGGATAAATTAATGGAGGCCGTAATAACCGAATCGGAAGCAAAAGGAATATGGACATTACAAGCTGGGATCTTTCCGGAAAACAAAGGAAGTTTGGCATTGCATTATAAACACGGCTTCCGAACTGTCGGCATTAAAAAGCGGATCGGCAAAATGGACAACATATGGCGTGATGTAACTTTTCTGGAACGTAGGAGTAAAGTTGCAGGGATCAACTAA
- a CDS encoding efflux RND transporter permease subunit, which translates to MRRRIGAVEAAMKYKQLVFLVVALFILIGGFALYDMPRQEFPTFTIRQGLIVGVYPGATAKEVEEQLTTQVERYLFSFKEVNKAKTYSHSRDGMMVIYVTLNDNVTNSDEFWSKLSYGLNNLKAQLPSGVLALVADNNFGDTSALLITLESQNKSYRDLEHYLYRLEDQLRRIPSVSNVRHYGLEKEQIAVYLDKNKLDKYGISENTILATLFTQGLRTVGGTVDNGNTTVPIHVSSQYQSEQDVANQIIYSDPSGAVIRLKDVARIVREYPKPDSYIQINGKKCLLISMEMLQGHNIVKYGKDVEKVLKDFQKTLPPGITINRIVNQPQIVSDSIEVFLREFMIAILAVILVTMLLLPLRVASVAASSIPITIFISLGIMDIFGMELNTVTLAGLIVVLGMIVDNSVVIVDDYMQKLDEGMSRWYASIASAKEFLGAIFAATLAISITFFPFLITLKGEFRDFVQMFPWTVTITLGVSLLVAILVIPYLQYHFVKTGFSAGTKEPKKKHFDSLKLIQTTYEKFLMRAFKHPKRTLWLGGLTILAGVVLFIFVPQRLMPTAERNQFAVEIYLPDGSALQQTALVADSLQDMLRKDNRVKSITAFIGTSSPRFHTAYAPNFPSKNYAQFIVNTISNDATVALLNEYSDKYSRYFPNAYVRFKQLDFEPVQAMIEVRLSGNDEATLMQTGDSLLAKMRMMNSLRWVHTDFETQQPIAKVNLNSVTANQLGITQAMVSSQLAANFNGLPLTTIWEKDYPVSVMLKTDDAGQQHVMDVANTYIHSVIPGVSVPLRQIATVTPGWTQGQLVRRNGVPTLTVMADVARGLNTNNVFSQVRKVVETVHIPSGVTLSYGGAHESDADTLPGIIEGLIASLVIIFLILMFHFKKVRLALLVFGSAALSLFGALLGVLIMHVDFSLTSILGVVSLVGIIVRNGMIMLDYAEGLRYKHNESIMTAAIDAGKRRMRPIFLTSAAASMGVVPMILSHSSLWSPMGVVIFFGTLTSMVLLVLILPVAYWMIYRHHDMIVTEDKVSTATSPYIKPLMIVLLIMATGFGHTMAQKSYSLEQCKQLAISNNSIVKDAKLDVQAAKQVKASALTKYFPSVSASMNGFLADKPLLKMSIPGGNLPVYNGNPATLPTATQFAYFPGINLNYFDKGMLSTVTLTQPVFTGGRIINGNKLASVGISANRSKEKLAVNEVLLHTEEAFWQVNTLGEKMKTLNRYSCFLDSLYKQANDAYHAGLINRNEVMKVMLKQSELSMNRLKLEHGITLSKMALCQYIGIPYDSALVFTQNIDSIVLPEHFYVNPQQALANREEYKLLQDNVKAQKLQTQIKVGSYLPEIGVGVSEAYYNFSTMKDFNTLAFVSVKVPLTDWWEASHAIKERHIKEQIAANDLENNSELLTLQIQKAWDELVEAYSQIGVAKVTVQQAEENLRLNQDNFHAGMINISDMLEAEAMLQQSQNELIDAKTAYKTKQIAYLQAVGKN; encoded by the coding sequence ATGCGAAGAAGAATTGGAGCGGTTGAAGCCGCTATGAAATACAAACAACTTGTTTTCTTGGTTGTTGCTTTATTCATTTTAATTGGTGGTTTTGCTTTGTATGATATGCCGCGGCAGGAATTTCCTACATTTACCATCCGACAGGGATTGATTGTAGGCGTTTATCCAGGAGCAACAGCCAAAGAGGTGGAAGAACAATTAACCACACAGGTTGAAAGATATCTGTTTAGCTTTAAGGAGGTAAACAAGGCAAAGACGTATTCCCATTCACGCGATGGCATGATGGTTATTTACGTGACTTTGAACGATAATGTGACAAATTCCGATGAATTTTGGTCGAAGTTGAGTTATGGCCTGAATAATTTGAAAGCACAGTTACCTTCAGGTGTACTTGCTCTGGTAGCCGATAATAACTTTGGAGACACATCGGCTTTGTTGATTACGCTTGAATCACAAAACAAGAGTTATCGAGATTTGGAACATTACCTCTACCGTCTGGAAGACCAGCTACGGAGAATTCCTTCCGTGTCAAATGTGCGTCATTATGGACTTGAAAAAGAGCAAATTGCTGTTTATCTGGATAAAAATAAACTGGATAAATATGGTATCTCTGAAAATACAATTCTGGCGACACTTTTTACGCAGGGGTTGCGCACTGTCGGGGGAACAGTGGATAATGGGAATACCACTGTTCCTATTCATGTATCCAGTCAGTATCAATCAGAACAGGATGTCGCCAATCAGATTATTTACAGTGATCCGTCTGGGGCAGTGATCCGTTTGAAAGACGTAGCACGTATTGTCCGGGAATATCCGAAACCGGATAGTTATATCCAGATTAACGGCAAAAAATGTTTGCTGATTTCCATGGAGATGCTTCAGGGCCATAATATTGTGAAATATGGGAAGGATGTAGAGAAAGTGTTGAAAGATTTTCAAAAGACATTACCTCCCGGAATCACTATTAATCGTATTGTGAACCAGCCACAAATCGTTAGTGATTCAATAGAAGTCTTTTTAAGGGAATTCATGATTGCTATTCTGGCCGTCATATTGGTGACCATGTTGTTGTTGCCACTCCGGGTGGCATCTGTGGCCGCCTCGTCAATACCCATCACCATTTTCATCTCGCTGGGCATTATGGATATCTTTGGCATGGAACTGAATACAGTTACACTGGCGGGATTGATTGTGGTGCTGGGTATGATTGTTGATAACTCTGTCGTCATTGTGGATGATTATATGCAGAAGCTGGATGAAGGTATGTCGAGATGGTATGCATCCATTGCCAGTGCCAAAGAGTTTCTTGGTGCTATTTTTGCTGCAACATTGGCGATCAGTATCACGTTCTTTCCTTTTCTGATTACCCTCAAAGGTGAGTTCAGAGACTTTGTTCAAATGTTCCCGTGGACAGTTACTATTACGTTGGGTGTATCATTGTTGGTAGCCATTTTGGTGATTCCTTATTTGCAGTATCATTTTGTCAAGACCGGATTTTCTGCAGGGACGAAAGAACCCAAGAAAAAGCATTTCGATTCGTTGAAACTGATTCAGACAACCTATGAGAAGTTTCTGATGCGTGCATTTAAGCATCCTAAGCGCACATTGTGGTTAGGTGGGTTAACCATTCTGGCAGGCGTGGTTTTGTTCATTTTTGTTCCGCAGCGATTGATGCCAACGGCCGAACGTAACCAATTTGCTGTTGAGATTTATCTTCCTGATGGAAGCGCCTTGCAACAAACGGCACTTGTAGCGGATAGCCTTCAGGATATGTTACGCAAAGATAACCGCGTGAAATCTATTACAGCTTTTATCGGAACAAGTTCTCCTCGTTTCCATACGGCTTATGCGCCCAATTTTCCATCGAAAAATTATGCACAGTTCATTGTCAATACGATTTCCAACGATGCAACGGTAGCATTGCTGAATGAGTACAGTGATAAGTATTCCCGTTATTTTCCAAATGCTTATGTTAGGTTTAAGCAGCTTGATTTCGAACCTGTACAGGCTATGATTGAAGTGCGTCTTTCGGGAAATGACGAAGCAACTTTGATGCAGACGGGGGATAGCCTACTGGCAAAAATGCGCATGATGAATTCCTTGCGTTGGGTACATACTGATTTTGAAACTCAGCAACCTATTGCCAAAGTTAATCTGAATAGTGTTACCGCCAATCAGTTGGGTATTACACAGGCAATGGTTTCGTCACAACTGGCTGCTAATTTTAACGGATTGCCATTGACGACAATATGGGAAAAAGATTATCCTGTTTCTGTAATGTTAAAAACAGACGATGCAGGACAACAACATGTGATGGATGTTGCAAATACCTACATTCATTCCGTGATTCCGGGTGTATCTGTCCCTTTACGGCAAATTGCAACAGTGACACCGGGTTGGACACAGGGACAACTAGTGCGTCGCAACGGAGTTCCTACATTGACGGTTATGGCCGATGTTGCCAGAGGGTTAAATACGAACAATGTGTTTAGCCAGGTGAGAAAAGTGGTCGAAACAGTTCATATACCTTCAGGAGTGACCCTCAGTTACGGAGGGGCACATGAATCGGATGCCGATACATTACCAGGCATTATTGAAGGATTGATAGCCAGTCTGGTCATTATCTTCCTGATCCTAATGTTCCACTTTAAAAAGGTTCGCCTTGCCCTGTTGGTATTTGGTTCTGCTGCTTTGAGTTTGTTCGGAGCCTTACTGGGCGTGTTGATTATGCATGTCGATTTTAGCCTTACGTCTATTCTGGGAGTGGTAAGTCTGGTAGGGATCATTGTCAGGAACGGAATGATTATGCTGGACTATGCCGAAGGATTAAGATATAAGCATAACGAGTCAATCATGACGGCTGCCATTGATGCGGGAAAACGACGGATGAGGCCTATATTCTTAACTTCTGCAGCTGCTTCCATGGGTGTGGTTCCCATGATATTAAGTCACAGTTCATTATGGAGCCCTATGGGTGTGGTTATTTTCTTTGGAACATTAACTTCCATGGTGTTGTTAGTGTTGATTTTGCCAGTAGCTTACTGGATGATCTATCGCCATCATGATATGATTGTGACGGAAGATAAAGTTTCTACAGCTACAAGTCCGTACATTAAACCGTTGATGATTGTACTTTTAATCATGGCAACAGGGTTTGGACACACTATGGCACAGAAATCATACAGTCTGGAACAATGTAAACAGTTGGCTATTAGCAACAATTCGATTGTGAAAGATGCCAAACTGGATGTTCAGGCGGCTAAACAGGTAAAAGCAAGCGCATTGACGAAATACTTCCCGTCAGTCAGTGCTTCAATGAACGGATTTTTGGCGGATAAACCATTGTTGAAAATGTCTATCCCGGGAGGTAACTTACCCGTATATAACGGAAATCCAGCTACTTTGCCTACTGCAACTCAATTTGCTTATTTTCCTGGGATAAATCTGAATTATTTCGACAAGGGAATGTTATCTACCGTTACGCTGACTCAACCAGTGTTTACTGGAGGGCGAATTATCAATGGTAATAAACTGGCCAGTGTGGGTATATCAGCGAATCGTTCAAAAGAAAAACTGGCTGTAAATGAAGTGCTTTTGCATACTGAAGAAGCATTCTGGCAGGTCAATACGCTGGGAGAAAAAATGAAGACACTCAACCGTTACAGTTGTTTCCTCGATTCGTTGTACAAACAAGCCAACGATGCTTATCATGCCGGACTAATCAATAGGAACGAGGTAATGAAGGTGATGCTAAAACAAAGTGAACTTTCAATGAACCGTCTGAAACTGGAACATGGTATTACATTGAGTAAAATGGCACTTTGTCAATATATTGGTATCCCGTATGATTCAGCGTTGGTTTTTACGCAAAACATCGATTCAATAGTGCTGCCGGAACATTTTTACGTAAATCCGCAACAAGCTCTTGCCAATCGCGAGGAATACAAGCTCTTACAAGATAATGTAAAAGCCCAAAAACTACAAACCCAGATTAAGGTAGGTTCTTATTTGCCTGAAATTGGAGTGGGAGTAAGCGAAGCATATTATAATTTTTCTACCATGAAAGATTTTAATACACTGGCATTTGTGTCGGTGAAAGTTCCATTGACCGATTGGTGGGAAGCTTCGCATGCCATTAAAGAGCGTCACATCAAGGAACAGATAGCGGCCAATGATCTGGAAAATAATTCGGAATTATTGACGCTGCAAATCCAGAAAGCATGGGATGAATTGGTGGAAGCTTATTCCCAAATTGGTGTTGCGAAAGTTACAGTGCAACAAGCCGAAGAGAATTTAAGGCTCAACCAGGATAATTTCCATGCTGGTATGATTAACATCTCGGATATGCTTGAAGCTGAAGCTATGCTGCAGCAATCCCAGAATGAGCTTATTGATGCAAAAACAGCTTATAAGACCAAGCAGATTGCCTATTTACAGGCCGTAGGGAAAAATTAG
- a CDS encoding efflux RND transporter periplasmic adaptor subunit — protein sequence MIKKTMLSMATIAVVVSLLYGCNGHSSDSQSQRSMPVKVLTVEPSTINIGQEYVGTIRESVSIPLSFATAGTVSAVNVSEGQTVSQGTVLAKLDEKSYKSSYQIALAKERQAQDAYNRLSQIYKKGSLPDVKMVEIESDLQQARSTAQLARNSLSDCVLKAPTHGVIGKRMVEPGMNVLPDVEVLSLLKIEKVNAVVPIPENQIANIQLGEQATVTVAALNNESFTGKITEKGVEADPLSHTYAIKIALSNKEEQLRPGMVCNVVITPQSAQPMITVPQTAIMIDTNNQSYVYVANKDGRTVHKQVIQVGEAVGNGNVAVMAGLSNGDKIVVEGNQKIDDQSLIQIIH from the coding sequence ATGATCAAAAAAACAATGTTATCAATGGCTACTATTGCTGTTGTGGTGAGTTTGTTATATGGCTGTAACGGCCATTCGTCTGATTCGCAAAGTCAAAGATCAATGCCGGTTAAGGTGTTGACCGTAGAACCCTCGACGATCAATATCGGGCAGGAATATGTAGGTACGATCCGCGAATCGGTTTCTATCCCTTTGAGTTTTGCTACAGCAGGGACTGTATCAGCCGTTAATGTTTCCGAAGGACAGACGGTCAGTCAAGGCACGGTACTGGCAAAATTAGACGAGAAAAGTTACAAAAGCAGTTATCAAATTGCCCTGGCAAAAGAACGCCAGGCTCAGGACGCATATAACCGTTTATCCCAAATATACAAAAAAGGTAGTTTGCCTGATGTCAAAATGGTGGAGATTGAAAGCGATTTGCAACAGGCACGATCAACAGCTCAACTGGCAAGAAATTCCTTGTCGGATTGCGTATTGAAAGCTCCGACCCACGGCGTAATAGGCAAGCGGATGGTCGAGCCGGGGATGAATGTCTTGCCTGATGTGGAGGTGTTGAGTTTGCTGAAAATTGAAAAGGTGAATGCTGTTGTACCGATCCCCGAAAATCAGATTGCCAATATTCAGTTGGGAGAACAGGCGACAGTAACGGTGGCTGCTTTGAATAATGAATCATTTACAGGTAAGATAACTGAAAAGGGAGTCGAAGCTGATCCGCTTTCACACACCTATGCCATTAAAATAGCGTTGTCAAATAAAGAAGAACAATTGCGCCCGGGTATGGTTTGTAATGTGGTGATTACTCCGCAGTCTGCTCAGCCGATGATTACCGTTCCGCAAACAGCCATCATGATTGATACAAATAATCAGTCGTATGTGTATGTGGCCAACAAAGATGGACGTACAGTTCACAAACAGGTTATTCAGGTGGGTGAAGCTGTCGGTAACGGGAATGTGGCTGTTATGGCAGGGCTCAGCAATGGTGATAAAATAGTTGTGGAAGGTAATCAGAAAATTGACGATCAGTCGTTGATTCAAATAATTCATTGA
- a CDS encoding TetR/AcrR family transcriptional regulator, giving the protein MNKEDMVREEILNSAQKLFQQYGLRKTTMEDIAKRSGKGKSTLYYYYPSKEEIFDEVIRREAQEVFQETQKAIESASTAEEKLESYFFTSLKMVQVKVNLYNIVRNEFVDDNASRVRTLIKKINLEDIKTVKSILELGVENKEFTSEISEGADLLAYMIVTATRSILIDLALDSPVPEWEVRSHVMVNLFIKGFRATTATL; this is encoded by the coding sequence ATGAATAAGGAAGATATGGTGAGAGAGGAGATCTTAAACTCCGCACAAAAGTTGTTTCAACAGTATGGTTTGAGAAAAACCACGATGGAAGATATTGCCAAACGGTCAGGCAAGGGGAAAAGTACGCTCTACTATTATTATCCAAGTAAGGAAGAGATTTTTGATGAAGTGATTCGTCGAGAGGCACAAGAAGTCTTTCAAGAGACGCAGAAAGCGATTGAATCTGCTTCAACAGCAGAAGAGAAATTGGAATCTTACTTTTTTACTTCACTCAAGATGGTGCAGGTCAAAGTGAATCTCTACAATATTGTCCGCAACGAATTTGTGGATGACAATGCTTCTCGGGTTCGTACCCTGATAAAGAAAATCAATTTGGAGGATATTAAAACAGTGAAGTCTATTTTGGAATTAGGGGTTGAAAATAAAGAGTTTACTTCTGAAATAAGTGAAGGCGCTGATTTATTGGCCTATATGATTGTAACGGCTACCCGAAGCATATTGATCGATTTGGCTCTTGACTCTCCGGTACCTGAATGGGAAGTTCGTAGTCATGTTATGGTTAATTTATTTATTAAAGGTTTTAGAGCGACGACTGCAACGTTGTAG